One Glycine max cultivar Williams 82 chromosome 6, Glycine_max_v4.0, whole genome shotgun sequence DNA segment encodes these proteins:
- the LOC100776580 gene encoding ultraviolet-B receptor UVR8 isoform X2, with translation MLHSSSLLFLSPSTGPINVINPCPSFSSLFPPITMELEVTAATSPPSRVLLISAGASHTVALLSGNVVCSWGRGEDGQLGHGDTDDRLLPTHLSALDAQQIDSIACGADHTLAYSESRNELYSWGWGDFGRLGHGNSSDLLIPQPIIALQGLRIKQIACGDSHCLAVTMEGEVQSWGRNQNGQLGLGTSEDSLVPQKIQTFQGVPIKMVAAGAEHSVAITENGELYGWGWGRYGNLGLGDRNDRWIPEKVSSVDCDKMVMVACGWRHTISVSSLGGLYTYGWSKYGQLGHGNFEDSLVPQKLQALSDKLISQVSGGWRHSMALTSTGLLYGWGWNKFGQVGVGDNVDRCSPVQVKFPHDQKVVQISCGWRHTIAVTEKENVFSWGRGTNGQLGHGDTVDRNSPKIIEALSVDGSSGPHIESSNTDLLSGKSGASLSERYAVVPDETVSGQTASSSSGDRLDISVPESDVKRIRV, from the exons ATGCTGCACTCTTCAAGTctactctttctctctccttccACTGGTCCCATCAATGTTATAAACCCTTGCccctctttctcttctctcttccctCCCATTACCATGGAATTGGAAGTCACCGCCGCTACTTCTCCACCTTCTCGCGTTCTCCTCATCTCCGCCGGTGCCAGCCACACCGTTGCCCTTCTCT CTGGGAATGTTGTGTGCTCGTGGGGTCGCGGAGAGGATGGACAGTTAGGCCATGGTGACACCGATGATAGACTCTTACCCACTCATCTCAGTGCATTGGATGCTCAACAAATTGATTCTATTGCATGTGGAGCTGATCATACCCTTGCGTATTCCGAATCACGCAATGAACTCTATAGTTGGGGATG GGGTGATTTTGGAAGGTTGGGTCATGGCAATTCTAGTGATTTGCTCATTCCTCAGCCTATTATAGCATTGCAAGGTCTAAGGATAAAGCAAATTGCCTGTGGGGATAGCCACTGTTTGGCAGTTACCATGGAAGGCGAGGTTCAGAG TTGGGGGAGGAATCAAAATGGTCAACTTGGACTTGGCACCTCGGAGGATTCTCTTGTGCCACAAAAGATTCAAACATTTCAG GGAGTACCTATCAAAATGGTTGCTGCAGGTGCAGAACACAGTGTAGCTATTACTGAAAATGGAGAACTGTATGGATGGGGTTGGGGCCGATATGGAAATTTGGGGTTGGGGGATAGAAATGATCGCTGGATTCCTGAGAAAGTTTCTTCTGTTGAT TGTGACAAGATGGTCATGGTTGCTTGTGGTTGGCGGCATACAATTTCTGTTTCATCTTTGGGTGGCTTATACACATATGGGTGGAGCAAATATGGCCAGTTAGGACATGGAAATTTTGAGGATTCTCTTGTGCCTCAAAAGCTTCAAGCCTTGAGTGATAAGTTAATCAGTCAG GTATCGGGTGGTTGGAGGCATAGTATGGCACTGACGTCTACTGGACTACTATATGGATGGGGTTGGAATAAG TTTGGACAGGTTGGAGTTGGTGACAATGTTGATCGTTGCTCTCCTGTGCAAGTGAAGTTCCCCCATGATCAG AAAGTAGTTCAGATCTCATGTGGGTGGAGACACACAATTGCTGTAACTGAAAAGGAAAATGTATTTTCTTGGGGAAGAGGCACAAATGGGCAACTTGGGCATGGGGATACCGTTGACCG GAATTCTCCAAAGATTATTGAGGCATTGAGTGTGGATGGATCTTCCGGGCCGCACATAGAATCCTCAAACACTGATCTATTGTCAG GGAAAAGTGGTGCCTCCTTATCTGAGAGATATGCAGTTGTTCCGGATGAAACT GTCTCAGGACAAACTGCTAGTTCAAGCAGTGGAGATAGGCTTGATATCAGTGTCCCAGAAAGTGATGTCAAACGGATCCGAGTTTGA
- the LOC100776580 gene encoding ultraviolet-B receptor UVR8 isoform X1, whose protein sequence is MELEVTAATSPPSRVLLISAGASHTVALLSGNVVCSWGRGEDGQLGHGDTDDRLLPTHLSALDAQQIDSIACGADHTLAYSESRNELYSWGWGDFGRLGHGNSSDLLIPQPIIALQGLRIKQIACGDSHCLAVTMEGEVQSWGRNQNGQLGLGTSEDSLVPQKIQTFQGVPIKMVAAGAEHSVAITENGELYGWGWGRYGNLGLGDRNDRWIPEKVSSVDCDKMVMVACGWRHTISVSSLGGLYTYGWSKYGQLGHGNFEDSLVPQKLQALSDKLISQVSGGWRHSMALTSTGLLYGWGWNKFGQVGVGDNVDRCSPVQVKFPHDQVLEIKVVQISCGWRHTIAVTEKENVFSWGRGTNGQLGHGDTVDRNSPKIIEALSVDGSSGPHIESSNTDLLSGKSGASLSERYAVVPDETVSGQTASSSSGDRLDISVPESDVKRIRV, encoded by the exons ATGGAATTGGAAGTCACCGCCGCTACTTCTCCACCTTCTCGCGTTCTCCTCATCTCCGCCGGTGCCAGCCACACCGTTGCCCTTCTCT CTGGGAATGTTGTGTGCTCGTGGGGTCGCGGAGAGGATGGACAGTTAGGCCATGGTGACACCGATGATAGACTCTTACCCACTCATCTCAGTGCATTGGATGCTCAACAAATTGATTCTATTGCATGTGGAGCTGATCATACCCTTGCGTATTCCGAATCACGCAATGAACTCTATAGTTGGGGATG GGGTGATTTTGGAAGGTTGGGTCATGGCAATTCTAGTGATTTGCTCATTCCTCAGCCTATTATAGCATTGCAAGGTCTAAGGATAAAGCAAATTGCCTGTGGGGATAGCCACTGTTTGGCAGTTACCATGGAAGGCGAGGTTCAGAG TTGGGGGAGGAATCAAAATGGTCAACTTGGACTTGGCACCTCGGAGGATTCTCTTGTGCCACAAAAGATTCAAACATTTCAG GGAGTACCTATCAAAATGGTTGCTGCAGGTGCAGAACACAGTGTAGCTATTACTGAAAATGGAGAACTGTATGGATGGGGTTGGGGCCGATATGGAAATTTGGGGTTGGGGGATAGAAATGATCGCTGGATTCCTGAGAAAGTTTCTTCTGTTGAT TGTGACAAGATGGTCATGGTTGCTTGTGGTTGGCGGCATACAATTTCTGTTTCATCTTTGGGTGGCTTATACACATATGGGTGGAGCAAATATGGCCAGTTAGGACATGGAAATTTTGAGGATTCTCTTGTGCCTCAAAAGCTTCAAGCCTTGAGTGATAAGTTAATCAGTCAG GTATCGGGTGGTTGGAGGCATAGTATGGCACTGACGTCTACTGGACTACTATATGGATGGGGTTGGAATAAG TTTGGACAGGTTGGAGTTGGTGACAATGTTGATCGTTGCTCTCCTGTGCAAGTGAAGTTCCCCCATGATCAGGTACTTGAAATT AAAGTAGTTCAGATCTCATGTGGGTGGAGACACACAATTGCTGTAACTGAAAAGGAAAATGTATTTTCTTGGGGAAGAGGCACAAATGGGCAACTTGGGCATGGGGATACCGTTGACCG GAATTCTCCAAAGATTATTGAGGCATTGAGTGTGGATGGATCTTCCGGGCCGCACATAGAATCCTCAAACACTGATCTATTGTCAG GGAAAAGTGGTGCCTCCTTATCTGAGAGATATGCAGTTGTTCCGGATGAAACT GTCTCAGGACAAACTGCTAGTTCAAGCAGTGGAGATAGGCTTGATATCAGTGTCCCAGAAAGTGATGTCAAACGGATCCGAGTTTGA
- the LOC100777111 gene encoding auxilin-related protein 2, with translation MNDFDGLLTTDFGFKPQGKSAPMAASKSSSSSNNNKTSSLNFDLGSRSARGASNSSVNAAATSLDDLFGDSSSVFRASADFRSKPVNDGPVFDKPVYDEDIFDGVPGLKSSSKVFYDDVFASGGSAAAAFDDLLVGLGKSEKSEKVEKGARDFDDLISGFGSSKAKASTDRTVPDINLSREPTINASKTASSAANDPFKVFESTSAPIDSSSDYFTDPLEEISKFTSSRSTKNDSSSNSNEVYNDIDPFGGLGNSVPAFSAERNSMKGSNSPTPRSNTSSSWTGDKESNDKSSVRSPERQKQNKIPVDHDQEFLQAAFDMPIYSSDSYKPVDQRSTSPSYDNNGFRQASIQEDMSPKYEEKLESNDDIWLMVSEIPLFTQPTAAPPPSRPPPPRPVHIPKSGAGSSASANVRKKDNEFSYFPSSSQFSQGSESAPAAAKLSSASQFDELEDFAMGKSHDNDDERINGLADEELEMNSAAAAMKEAMDRAEAKFRHAKGVRERENTKASKSKEPVQLEKDGRAVSEDRGKQERLDHERQQKEREEKEQRRREKEREEKEREQQRLEREREKARQAVERATREARERAAVEARRRAERAAVEKANTEARKRAERAAVQRAQAEARERAATEAKERAEKASAEAKEREVRERAAAARAEPEARVKAERAAVERAAAEARERAAAQARERAAAAARMSQQQNDNDLESFFSTGARANSAPRPPRSSSSDSVFDAQFQSDLTRKSTGVSSSMKKASSSTNIVDDLSSIFGAAPSSSGEFQEIEGETEERRRARLERHQRTQERAAKALAEKNQRDLQTQRDQAERHRVAETLDFEIKRWAAGKEGNLRALLSTLQYVLWPECGWQPVSLTDLITAAAVRKVYRKATLCTHPDKVQQKGATIQQKYIAEKVFDLLKEAWNKFNSEELF, from the exons ATGAACGATTTCGATGGCCTCTTAACCACCGATTTCGGGTTCAAACCCCAAGGCAAATCGGCACCAATGGCAGCATCCaaatcctcctcctcctccaacaacaacaaaacttcctctCTCAACTTCGATTTAGGTTCCCGATCCGCTCGTGGCGCCTCCAATTCCTCCGTCAACGCCGCCGCCACTTCCCTCGACGATCTCTTCGGCGACTCCTCCTCCGTCTTTCGCGCCTCCGCCGATTTCCGTTCCAAGCCCGTCAACGACGGACCGGTCTTCGACAAACCGGTCTACGACGAAGACATTTTCGACGGCGTTCCGGGTCTCAAGAGCTCCTCCAAGGTCTTCTACGACGACGTTTTCGCTTCTGGAGGGAGCGCCGCCGCCGCGTTCGACGATCTTCTCGTTGGGTTAGGTAAATCGGAGAAATCGGAGAAGGTGGAGAAAGGTGCCCGGGATTTTGATGACTTGATCTCTGGATTCGGGAGCAGTAAGGCAAAGGCCTCCACTGATAG GACCGTTCCTGATATTAATTTGTCACGAGAACCTACTATCAATGCTTCTAAGACAGCCTCTAGTGCAGCAAACGACCCTTTTAAAGTCTTTGAATCAACTTCAGCCCCAATTGATTCATCCTCAGACTACTTTACGGACCCACTGGAAGAAATTAGTAAATTTACTAGTTCTAGAAGCACAAAAAATGATAGTTCTTCAAATTCTAATGAAGTATATAATGATATTGATCCCTTTGGTGGACTTGGAAATTCTGTACCTGCATTCTCAGCAGAGAGAAATAGCATGAAGGGCAGCAACTCTCCAACGCCAAGGTCAAATACAAGTTCAAGCTGGACCGGAGATAAAGAATCAAATGACAAATCGTCTGTGAGGAGTCCTGagagacaaaaacaaaacaagattcCTGTTGATCATGATCAGGAATTTCTTCAGGCTGCATTTGACATGCCCATATATTCATCTGATTCTTACAAGCCAGTTGACCAAAGGTCTACTTCCCCTTCATATGATAACAATGGTTTTAGACAGGCTAGTATTCAGGAAGATATGTCTccaaaatatgaagaaaagtTGGAATCAAATGATGATATATGGTTGATGGTATCAGAGATTCCTCTTTTCACTCAGCCAACTGCTGCTCCACCACCTTCAAGACCGCCTCCTCCTCGACCAGTACATATCCCTAAGTCAGGAGCAGGTTCTTCAGCTTCTGCCAATGTCAGAAAGAAGGATAatgaattttcttattttccaaGTTCCAGTCAATTTTCTCAGGGTTCTGAATCTGCTCCTGCTGCAGCCAAGTTATCTTCTGCATCTCAGTTTGATGAACTTGAAGATTTTGCCATGGGAAAGAGTCATGATAATGACGATGAACGTATAAATGGTCTTGCCGACGAAGAATTAGAGATGAACTCAGCTGCTGCAGCTATGAAAGAGGCTATGGATAGAGCTGAAGCTAAATTTAGGCACGCAAAGGGCGTCAGGGAGAGAGAGAATACAAAAGCTTCTAAAAGCAAGGAACCTGTGCAATTGGAAAAAGATGGAAGAGCGGTGTCAGAGGACAGAGGAAAACAGGAAAGGTTAGACCATGAACGGCAACAAAAGGAGAGAGAGGAAAAGGAGCAAAGAAGACGTGAGAAGGAAAGGgaggagaaagaaagagaacaacAGAGacttgagagagaaagagaaaaggcaAGACAGGCTGTGGAAAGAGCTACTAGAGAAGCACGTGAAAGAGCAGCTGTTGAAGCTCGCCGAAGAGCTGAGAGGGCTGCTGTTGAGAAAGCTAACACAGAAGCTAGAAAGCGTGCTGAAAGGGCCGCAGTTCAGAGAGCACAGGCTGAAGCCCGTGAAAGGGCTGCTACTGAGGCAAAGGAAAGGGCCGAAAAGGCTTCCGCGGAGGCAAAGGAAAGGGAAGTGCGGGAAAGAGCTGCAGCTGCAAGAGCTGAACCTGAAGCAAGAGTTAAAGCTGAACGTGCTGCTGTAGAAAGGGCTGCTGCAGAGGCCCGAGAAAGAGCTGCAGCACAGGCCCGAGAAAGAGCTGCAGCTGCTGCAAGGATGAGCCAACAACAGAATGACAATGATCTTGAATCATTTTTCAGCACAGGTGCACGGGCTAACAGTGCTCCAAGGCCTCCTAGGTCCAGCTCTTCA GACTCTGTATTTGATGCCCAATTTCAGTCAGATTTAACCCGGAAATCTACAGGTGTGTCTTCAAGCATGAAGAAAGCATCATCATCCACTAATATTGTTGATGATCTTTCCTCAATTTTTGGAG CTGCTCCATCATCATCTGGAGAGTTTCAGGAAATTGAAGGGGAAACTGAAGAAAGACGAAGAGCCAGGTTGGAACGCCACCAGAGGACTCAGGAGCGTGCG GCTAAAGCACTGGCTGAGAAGAATCAACGGGACCTACAAACTCAAAGAGACCAAGCTGAGAGACAT AGGGTTGCTGAAACATTGGATTTTGAAATTAAGCGCTGGGCTGCAGGAAAGGAGGGGAACTTGCGTGCTTTGCTTTCTACCTTACAATAT GTTCTGTGGCCTGAATGTGGTTGGCAACCAGTTTCTTTGACTGATTTGATCACTGCTGCTGCTGTTAGAAAGGTTTATAGGAAAGCTACATTGTGCACTCATCCTGATAAAGTACAACAGAAGGGTGCCACTATTCAACAGAAATATATTGCTGAGAAGGTTTTTGATCTACTCAAG GAAGCATGGAATAAGTTCAATTCAGAGGAGCTTTTCTAA
- the LOC100816507 gene encoding amino acid permease 3 isoform X1 translates to MVEKSSRTNLSHHQDFGMEPYSIDGVSSQTNSKFYDDDGHVKRTGTVWTTSSHIITAVVGSGVLSLAWAMAQMGWVAGPAVMIFFSVVTLYTTSLLADCYRCGDPVTGKRNYTFMDAVQSILGGYYDAFCGVVQYSNLYGTAVGYTIAASISMMAIKRSNCFHSSGGKSPCQVSSNPYMIGFGIIQILFSQIPDFHETWWLSIVAAIMSFVYSTIGLALGIAKVAEMGTFKGSLTGVRIGTVTEATKVWGVFQGLGDIAFAYSYSQILIEIQDTIKSPPSEAKTMKKSAKISIGVTTTFYMLCGFMGYAAFGDSAPGNLLTGFGFFNPYWLIDIANAAIVIHLVGAYQVYAQPLFAFVEKWASKRWPEVETEYKIPIPGFSPYNLSPFRLVWRTVFVIITTFVAMLIPFFNDVLGLLGALGFWPLSVFLPVQMSIKQKRTPRWSGRWIGMQILSVVCFIVSVAAAVGSVASIVLDLQKYKPFHVDY, encoded by the exons ATGGTTGAAAAATCTTCCAGAACCAATCTTAGCCACCATCAAGACTTTGGCATGGAGCCTTACTCCATTGATGGTGTTTCTTCACAAACTAACTCCAAATTCTACGATGATGATGGCCATGTTAAACGAACAG GGACCGTTTGGACAACAAGCTCGCACATAATAACAGCAGTGGTGGGTTCTGGGGTGCTGTCTTTGGCATGGGCCATGGCTCAAATGGGTTGGGTTGCTGGGCCTGCAGTTATGATCTTCTTCAGTGTTGTTACGTTGTATACGACGTCGCTTCTGGCTGATTGTTATCGCTGTGGTGACCCTGTTACCGGGAAGAGAAACTATACTTTCATGGATGCAGTTCAATCCATTCTCG GTGGGTATTATGATGCATTTTGTGGGGTAGTTCAGTACTCAAATCTTTACGGAACCGCCGTAGGATACACAATTGCAGCTTCTATTAGCATGAT GGCAATAAAAAGGTCCAACTGTTTCCATTCTTCAGGCGGAAAAAGTCCATGTCAGGTTTCAAGCAACCCATACATGATCGGTTTTGGCAtaatccaaattttattttctcaaattcCAGATTTTCATGAAACATGGTGGCTCTCCATAGTTGCAGCAATCATGTCTTTTGTCTATTCCACAATTGGGCTCGCTCTTGGCATTGCCAAAGTTGCAG AAATGGGTACTTTCAAGGGTAGTCTCACAGGAGTAAGGATTGGAACTGTGACCGAGGCCACaaaagtatggggggttttccAAGGTCTTGGTGACATAGCCTTCGCCTATTCATATTCTCAAATTCTCATTGAAATTCag GacaccataaaatctccaccaTCGGAAGCAAAGACAATGAAGAAGTCTGCTAAGATAAGTATTGGAGTAACCACAACATTTTATATGCTTTGTGGTTTCATGGGCTATGCTGCTTTTGGAGATTCAGCACCTGGGAACCTGCTCACAGGATTTGGTTTTTTTAACCCATATTGGCTCATAGATATTGCTAATGCTGCTATCGTAATTCACCTTGTGGGAGCATACCAAGTTTATGCCCAGCCCCTCTTTGCCTTTGTCGAGAAATGGGCTTCAAAAAGATGGCCTGAAGTTGAGACGGAATATAAAATTCCAATTCCTGGTTTTTCACCCTACAATCTAAGCCCATTTAGATTAGTTTGGAGAACAGTGTTTGTTATCATAACCACTTTTGTAGCAATGTTGATTCCATTCTTCAATGACGTTTTGGGACTTCTTGGAGCACTGGGGTTTTGGCCTTTAAGTGTTTTTCTCCCAGTGCAGATGAGTATCAAACAAAAGAGGACCCCAAGGTGGAGTGGTAGATGGATTGGTATGCAAATCTTAAGTGTTGTTTGTTTCATAGTATCAGTTGCGGCTGCTGTTGGCTCAGTTGCCAGTATCGTGCTTGACCTACAGAAATACAAACCGTTTCATGTAGACTATTAA
- the LOC100816507 gene encoding amino acid permease 3 isoform X2 has translation MEPYSIDGVSSQTNSKFYDDDGHVKRTGTVWTTSSHIITAVVGSGVLSLAWAMAQMGWVAGPAVMIFFSVVTLYTTSLLADCYRCGDPVTGKRNYTFMDAVQSILGGYYDAFCGVVQYSNLYGTAVGYTIAASISMMAIKRSNCFHSSGGKSPCQVSSNPYMIGFGIIQILFSQIPDFHETWWLSIVAAIMSFVYSTIGLALGIAKVAEMGTFKGSLTGVRIGTVTEATKVWGVFQGLGDIAFAYSYSQILIEIQDTIKSPPSEAKTMKKSAKISIGVTTTFYMLCGFMGYAAFGDSAPGNLLTGFGFFNPYWLIDIANAAIVIHLVGAYQVYAQPLFAFVEKWASKRWPEVETEYKIPIPGFSPYNLSPFRLVWRTVFVIITTFVAMLIPFFNDVLGLLGALGFWPLSVFLPVQMSIKQKRTPRWSGRWIGMQILSVVCFIVSVAAAVGSVASIVLDLQKYKPFHVDY, from the exons ATGGAGCCTTACTCCATTGATGGTGTTTCTTCACAAACTAACTCCAAATTCTACGATGATGATGGCCATGTTAAACGAACAG GGACCGTTTGGACAACAAGCTCGCACATAATAACAGCAGTGGTGGGTTCTGGGGTGCTGTCTTTGGCATGGGCCATGGCTCAAATGGGTTGGGTTGCTGGGCCTGCAGTTATGATCTTCTTCAGTGTTGTTACGTTGTATACGACGTCGCTTCTGGCTGATTGTTATCGCTGTGGTGACCCTGTTACCGGGAAGAGAAACTATACTTTCATGGATGCAGTTCAATCCATTCTCG GTGGGTATTATGATGCATTTTGTGGGGTAGTTCAGTACTCAAATCTTTACGGAACCGCCGTAGGATACACAATTGCAGCTTCTATTAGCATGAT GGCAATAAAAAGGTCCAACTGTTTCCATTCTTCAGGCGGAAAAAGTCCATGTCAGGTTTCAAGCAACCCATACATGATCGGTTTTGGCAtaatccaaattttattttctcaaattcCAGATTTTCATGAAACATGGTGGCTCTCCATAGTTGCAGCAATCATGTCTTTTGTCTATTCCACAATTGGGCTCGCTCTTGGCATTGCCAAAGTTGCAG AAATGGGTACTTTCAAGGGTAGTCTCACAGGAGTAAGGATTGGAACTGTGACCGAGGCCACaaaagtatggggggttttccAAGGTCTTGGTGACATAGCCTTCGCCTATTCATATTCTCAAATTCTCATTGAAATTCag GacaccataaaatctccaccaTCGGAAGCAAAGACAATGAAGAAGTCTGCTAAGATAAGTATTGGAGTAACCACAACATTTTATATGCTTTGTGGTTTCATGGGCTATGCTGCTTTTGGAGATTCAGCACCTGGGAACCTGCTCACAGGATTTGGTTTTTTTAACCCATATTGGCTCATAGATATTGCTAATGCTGCTATCGTAATTCACCTTGTGGGAGCATACCAAGTTTATGCCCAGCCCCTCTTTGCCTTTGTCGAGAAATGGGCTTCAAAAAGATGGCCTGAAGTTGAGACGGAATATAAAATTCCAATTCCTGGTTTTTCACCCTACAATCTAAGCCCATTTAGATTAGTTTGGAGAACAGTGTTTGTTATCATAACCACTTTTGTAGCAATGTTGATTCCATTCTTCAATGACGTTTTGGGACTTCTTGGAGCACTGGGGTTTTGGCCTTTAAGTGTTTTTCTCCCAGTGCAGATGAGTATCAAACAAAAGAGGACCCCAAGGTGGAGTGGTAGATGGATTGGTATGCAAATCTTAAGTGTTGTTTGTTTCATAGTATCAGTTGCGGCTGCTGTTGGCTCAGTTGCCAGTATCGTGCTTGACCTACAGAAATACAAACCGTTTCATGTAGACTATTAA
- the LOC100777626 gene encoding amino acid permease 4: MVEYASRTNLSYCRDYGIEEDSIDDMPLKSDPECYDDDGHLKRTGTIWTTSSHIITAVVGSGVLSLAWAIAQMGWIAGPAVMILFSIVTLYTSSFLADCYRTGDPMFGKRNYTFMDAVSTILGGYSVTFCGIVQYLNLFGSAIGYTIAASLSMMAIQRSHCIIQSSDGENQCNISSIPYTICFGAVQIFFSQIPDFHNMWWLSIVASVMSFTYSIIGLVLGITKIAETGTFKGSLTGISIGTVTEAQKVWGVFQALGNIAFAYSYSFVLLEIQDTIKSPPSEVKTMKKAAKLSIAVTTTFYMLCGCVGYAAFGDSAPGNLLAGFGFHKLYWLVDIANAAIVIHLVGAYQVYAQPLFAFVEKETAKRWPKIDKEFQISIPGLQSYNQNIFSLVCRTVFVIITTVISTLLPFFNDILGVIGALGFWPLTVYFPVEMYILQKRIPKWSMRWISLELMSVVCLLVTIAAGLGSVVGVYLDLQ, encoded by the exons ATGGTAGAATATGCTTCGAGAACCAACCTTAGCTACTGTCGAGATTATGGCATTGAGGAGGACTCCATAGATGACATGCCTTTAAAAAGTGACCCCGAATGCTATGACGATGATGGCCATCTTAAACGAACAG GGACCATTTGGACTACAAGCTCCCACATAATAACAGCTGTGGTAGGATCTGGGGTGCTCTCCTTAGCCTGGGCAATAGCTCAGATGGGTTGGATTGCTGGTCCTGCAGTGATGATCTTATTCAGCATAGTCACTTTGTATACTTCATCATTTCTAGCTGATTGTTATCGTACTGGTGACCCCATGTTTGGGAAGAGAAACTATACTTTCATGGATGCAGTTAGCACCATTCTGG GCGGGTACAGTGTTACGTTTTGTGGGATAGTTCAGTACTTGAATCTTTTCGGAAGTGCAATAGGATACACAATTGCGGCTTCCCTTAGCATGAT GGCAATCCAAAGGTCTCACTGTATCATCCAATCCTCTGATGGAGAAAACCAATGCAATATTTCAAGTATCCCATACACGATCTGTTTTGGTGCAGTGCAAATTTTCTTTTCACAAATTCCAGATTTTCATAACATGTGGTGGCTCTCAATAGTTGCTTCAGTCATGTCTTTCACCTATTCCATAATTGGCCTCGTTCTTGGAATTACCAAAATTGCAG AAACGGGAACTTTCAAGGGTAGCCTCACTGGAATAAGCATTGGAACTGTGACGGAGGCCCAAAAAGTTTGGGGTGTTTTCCAAGCTCTTGGTAACATAGCCTTCGCCTATTCATATTCTTTCGTTCTCCTAGAAATTCAG GATACCATCAAATCTCCACCATCTGAAGTAAAAACAATGAAGAAGGCTGCAAAGTTAAGTATTGCAGTGACCACAACATTTTATATGCTTTGTGGCTGCGTAGGCTATGCTGCTTTTGGAGATTCAGCACCTGGGAACCTGCTTGCTGGATTTGGTTTCCATAAACTATATTGGCTTGTGGATATTGCTAATGCTGCTATTGTAATTCACCTTGTGGGGGCATACCAAGTGTATGCTCAACCCCTCTTTGCCTTTGTAGAGAAGGAGACAGCAAAAAGATGGCCCAAAATTGACAAGGAATTCCAAATTTCTATTCCCGGTTTGCAATCCTACAATCAGAACATATTTAGCCTAGTTTGTAGGACAGTGTTTGTGATCATAACCACTGTTATATCAACGTTGCTTCCATTCTTCAATGATATTTTGGGAGTGATTGGAGCATTGGGGTTTTGGCCTTTAACTGTCTACTTTCCTGTGGAGATGTATATATTGCAAAAGAGGATTCCAAAATGGAGTATGAGATGGATTTCTCTGGAATTGATGAGTGTGGTGTGCCTCTTAGTAACAATTGCGGCTGGTCTTGGCTCAGTGGTTGGTGTCTATCTTGACCTCCAGTAA